CCGCGTTCCGATTCTCCGGGGACGCGCTTGACAGCCTCGAGGACATTCGTGACCTAGGTGGAGTCTCGTTTGCCGCTCATCCCTTGAGCCCCAGGAGGTCTTTCCAATGGACGGGATGGGACCTGCCCGGCCCTTGGGGCCTTGAACTCTTGAATGGCGACAGCCAATGGCGTGAAGCGAGCCCGTGGACTCTCTTCCAGACGGCCGCTCTCTACGGTCTGAACTCCCGCTACGCGCTTCTCGCGGGCCTCGCGGCGCCAGACGCGACGCTGCGCCGTTGGGACTCACTGCTGGAGCAGCGTGATGTTCCGGGAATCGCTGGAGCGGACGCTCACAGCCGTATCGTGATGGGAAGAGGCAACGTTCTCCGCTTCCCATCGTACGAGTCCAGCCTCAGCGTGGCTAAGAACCATGTATTGCTTGATTCCTCCTTGACGGGTGATCAGCGGCGGGATGCCCGCACCATCATTCGAGCCCTCGCGCAAGGGCGGTCTTACATCGGGCTTGATGCCTTGGCTCCTGCTGACAATTTCTACTTCGTGGGCGTGAGTGGAGGAGAGCGCTGGGAAATGGGCGATACCGCCCCGGCCGGTGCTCGCCCAGCGCTGGAGGCGGGGGGGGCGCTACCAAAGGGGACGCGCGTACGCCTTCTGAGGGACGGCACGACCGCTATCGAGGCCGAGGGGCACGTCTTCCTCCCGTCTGCTCTTCCCGGTGTCTACCGCGTGGAGTGTCGAGTGCCGGGCTGGCCCATTCCCTGGATCTTGTCCAACCCAATCTACGTGTTTGACGAGGTCCAGAAAGCATCGCGACAACGCCGGGCGGCCTGGCCACCTAGCCCCGGCCCCCCGCCGAAGGTGACCGTCCTCGACTCCTTCGAGGGCCAAACCGTCTTTGAAGGCGCCTCTGATTCTTTGTCGCGCTTGAGTCTGCCGATTCTGGATTCACATGGGGGGGTGGGTGGCGGCGGCGCTGCGCGCATGGAATTTCATCTGGGGGTACCACAGCCGGGGCACCCACACACTTTCTGCGCGATCGTAAACAGGGGGAGGCGAGACCTATCGGGGAAGAGCGGCATAACGTTCTGGATCCGCGCCGATGGCGTCTACCGTCTATGGGTCCAGGTTCGCGACGAAAACCCAGCGTCGACGGATGATGGGACGGAATGGTGGTTCGCATCGGTACGGACATCGCCTGAGTGGCGTCACGTGGCCGTCCCATTTGGGCGTTTCCGCTCGATCGACAAGCATAGCGACGGACGACTCGACCTCGACAAAGTTCGCGCAATCGTCTTTGTCTTGGACAAGGGAGCTGTGAAGGTGGGCACCACGGGCACGATCTGGCTCGACGACGTTGGCTTTTTCTGAGACCCGGGGCTAGGGGTGAGTTGGAGACTCCAGTCAGATCTGACGGACCAGTTCCCCTCGCTTGTCTGCAGAGATCCGAGCTGGGGCTCGAAGGCCGCGTCCATTCTAACCGTCGCCTGTGAGCCTCGTTGCGATAGGGCCTACGCCCTCACCGACCGTTCGAGTCTTTACCGTCTTGCCGAGCGCACGACAGGAGGTCAGTAACTACCTCCGGATCCTGGAGTTGAACCGCTAGGCGCTGCCTCACGCTGGGCGGGTCGTCGACGACGTCCTCAAATCGCTCCGCAGCGACCAGCCGCAACTCGAGGTGGCTGGCGTCCGATAGCGCGTATTCGAGGTATGACCAGTCGTCTTCCAGATTCAACTTGAGTTCACGGGCACTCAAGAAGCCGACATTGTCGATTCGCGTCGCAATAGCGCGATAATGGCTGGGCGCACTGCTTCCTCCTGAAAACCGGATGTAGTACTGCCTGCCATCGAAGTCCATGAGTGTGATCAGGCTTGACGTCGGATCATCTACTGAGGTGCACGCCCAGGTACCTAGAAGGTTCGACTCGATGAACCCGTCCTCGGCCTCCCCAAGTGGGTGTGTGAAGCCCGTGATACAAGCGCTCAAAGCAAGAGACACGCCCATGAACAACAATCGAGCCCGCCAGTACATACACTCCTCCTCTACGGAGCACCTAATCGGTCTGCCGATCATCGATGCTTACTCGCCCACTAATACGCCATAACCCGAGCCGCAGTTCGCCCATGTGTGACACTCCTTGGAGCGTCCCAATGACCGGCGAACATCTCGGTCGGCGCGGTGTTTTGGGCTCGTGGGGCGCCCGGCGCTATAGCGGCTGGAAATTACGGCATAATCCCGTCGATGGACATCGTTCTGCGGAAAAACGTTGGCGTCCCCTTGAGCGAGCAAATAACGGCGCAGATCGAGCTTAAGATCCTTGCTGGAGATCTCAAGGCGGGTGAG
The nucleotide sequence above comes from Vicinamibacteria bacterium. Encoded proteins:
- a CDS encoding CehA/McbA family metallohydrolase; its protein translation is MAAIVATGALLFFQAFLWRPLSLSGEFPAGHLLTIAGAVHVHTTLSDGGGTPQEVIEAARAARLSFVVLTDHDNLDAKPLEGYRDGLLVIVGTEVSTTAGHLLGLGIPDPAFRFSGDALDSLEDIRDLGGVSFAAHPLSPRRSFQWTGWDLPGPWGLELLNGDSQWREASPWTLFQTAALYGLNSRYALLAGLAAPDATLRRWDSLLEQRDVPGIAGADAHSRIVMGRGNVLRFPSYESSLSVAKNHVLLDSSLTGDQRRDARTIIRALAQGRSYIGLDALAPADNFYFVGVSGGERWEMGDTAPAGARPALEAGGALPKGTRVRLLRDGTTAIEAEGHVFLPSALPGVYRVECRVPGWPIPWILSNPIYVFDEVQKASRQRRAAWPPSPGPPPKVTVLDSFEGQTVFEGASDSLSRLSLPILDSHGGVGGGGAARMEFHLGVPQPGHPHTFCAIVNRGRRDLSGKSGITFWIRADGVYRLWVQVRDENPASTDDGTEWWFASVRTSPEWRHVAVPFGRFRSIDKHSDGRLDLDKVRAIVFVLDKGAVKVGTTGTIWLDDVGFF